One window from the genome of Salvelinus fontinalis isolate EN_2023a chromosome 3, ASM2944872v1, whole genome shotgun sequence encodes:
- the LOC129851387 gene encoding PAK4-inhibitor inka2-like yields MLCLQDSEDCLVNQMQYMRSLQDLKHMSRPLSDPSGRSYAMTRACQQKTQQRERMTRLRRPISEASTYDSACCLASPMEEEQEGQKRLMQGSPSSDKSLEFDSGYSEASWQDEDVVLRRTRNVRVSNSACLRTNRGVGPAGRIRPKSTSDACLERWTSFEASSDPEDWTTSLLSRSRNRQPLVLGDNSFADLIKNWMDLPECPEPAELKPQLGRRLAKDLLVNMRRKLAGMSKSVEMRARPADSTRVSRAAVAPKRMSCPVGFQPRKPFFHQSHTGLHQLGTDFYQFTALMKTGSRQPIICNDIIGYV; encoded by the exons ATG ttGTGTCTGCAGGACTCTGAAGACTGTCTGGTGAACCAGATGCAGTACATGAGGTCCCTGCAGGACCTGAAGCACATGAGCCGACCGCTCAGCGATCCCTCCGGCCGCTCCTATGCCATGACCCGTGCCTGCCAGCAGAAGACTCAGCAGCGGGAGCGCATGACACGCCTCCGTAGGCCCATCTCTGAGGCCAGCACTTACGACTCAGCTTGCTGCCTGGCCAGCCCCatggaggaggagcaggaaggGCAAAAGCGGCTAATGCAGGGCTCCCCCAGCAGTGACAAGAGTCTGGAGTTTGACTCGGGCTACTCTGAGGCGTCCTGGCAGGACGAGGATGTGGTGCTCAGGAGGACCAGGAACGTACGGGTGTCTAACTCCGCCTGCCTCCGCACCAACCGGGGAGTGGGTCCCGCCGGCCGGATCCGGCCCAAATCCACTTCTGACGCTTGTCTGGAGCGCTGGACGTCATTTGAGGCGAGCAGCGACCCGGAAGACTGGACCACATCACTGCTGAGCCGCAGCAGGAACAGACAGCCCCTGGTGCTGGGGGACAACAGCTTTGCTGACCTCATTAAGAACTGGATGGACCTGCCAGAGTGTCCTGAGCCAGCAGAACTCAAGCCCCAATTAGGCCGGCGCCTGGCCAAGGACCTCCTGGTCAACATGAGGAGGAAGCTGGCAGGGATGTCTAAGAGCGTGGAGATGAGGGCCAGACCAGCAGACAGCACCAGGGTCAGTAGGGCCGCGGTGGCCCCCAAACGCATGTCCTGCCCCGTGGGCTTCCAGCCACGCAAACCCTTCTTTCACCAGTCCCACACAGGCCTGCACCAACTGGGAACAGACTTCTACCAGTTCACTGCTCTCATGAAGACAGGCAGCCGACAACCTATCATATGCAATGACATCATCGGATACGTCTGA